CGCGCGGGGCGGACGAACAGAGCGAGGATGACGGCAGGGATGACGGCGGCGATCCGGCGCAGGGCGCCACGCCGGGGAAGGGAGCGGGGAAGGCTGGGCATGGCGGACCGTCCGGCGGATCGAGATGCCGCACTATGCGCCGCGTTCCTTTGCGGGATGATGACGGTGGTGGAGCGAAGGGGAGCGGGTCAGCGACGCCGCGGCGCCTTGCCCTTGAGATGGGCGCGCTGGAGCTTCGCGCCGGTCAGATCCGCCCCGTCCAGGTCGGCGTTCTCCAGATCGGCGTCGGTCAGGTTGGCCTGCACCATGCGGGAATCGGTCAGCATGGCCTGCCGCAGGTCGGCGCCCATCAGATTGGCGGCCCAGGAGCGGCCGGTGGACCGTCCGCTGGGGTCCTTGATTTCCGCAGGCCCGAGATTGACCCGCGTCAGGTCGGCGCCGGTCAGGCGGGCGAAGCTGAGGTTGGCGCCGGACAGGTCGGCGCCCATCAGGTTCGCGTGTTCCAGATTGGCGCCGGACAGGTCGGCCATCATCAGCCGGGCGCCGGTGAGCGCCGCGTCGGACAGGTTGGCGCCGCGCAGCGAGGCCGCGCTGAGATTGACGCCGCGCAGATCGGCGCGGCTGAGGTCGGTGCCGTCCAGGTCGGCGCGCTCCCCGCGCTGGCCGACGCTGTCGATCCAGCGCTCGTGGTCGAAGATCGCCCGCTGGATTTCCGACCCCATGCTGTCGATCGGCCGGGTCAGGCAGGCGGAGCCGAGCTTGGCCTGCGAGAGGTCGCAATCGACCATCCGCGTGCCGACCAGATCGGCGTTGTCGAAGGTGCAACCGTCCAGCAGGGCGCCGGTCAGGTTGGCCCCGTTCAGCCGCGCCCCGGACAGGTTGGCGTCGGTCAGCACCGCGCCGGACAGGTCGGCGTTCTGAAGCACCGCCCCGCACAGGTCGGCTTCGGTCAGGTTGGCGCCGGCCAGCACGGCGCCGGTCAGATCGGTCGGGATTCCACCCTCCGCCGTGACGCCGCCCTGAAG
The window above is part of the Azospirillum sp. TSH58 genome. Proteins encoded here:
- a CDS encoding pentapeptide repeat-containing protein, whose translation is MPPVATAPAPAPSYLRPDQLAEVLDRHARWIKGQPGGARANLALADLEGADLSQRDLRGARLVGAKLARCRLSGTNLAGADLFGVDLRDADITRANLMQTDLRGARLRSADFSNANLRDADLRAGTLEPGGTARRGTGPDAHPDVQDAETTRQTHRTALARLQGGVTAEGGIPTDLTGAVLAGANLTEADLCGAVLQNADLSGAVLTDANLSGARLNGANLTGALLDGCTFDNADLVGTRMVDCDLSQAKLGSACLTRPIDSMGSEIQRAIFDHERWIDSVGQRGERADLDGTDLSRADLRGVNLSAASLRGANLSDAALTGARLMMADLSGANLEHANLMGADLSGANLSFARLTGADLTRVNLGPAEIKDPSGRSTGRSWAANLMGADLRQAMLTDSRMVQANLTDADLENADLDGADLTGAKLQRAHLKGKAPRRR